One genomic window of Deltaproteobacteria bacterium HGW-Deltaproteobacteria-6 includes the following:
- a CDS encoding type IV pilus secretin PilQ — protein sequence MEVISLTLNKSYIKIKHIVIILFVLICFIGCSGDRESAKKDPFFEKWNTLAETSKGHSPEDKTKKIDVLTSRDKKRPTSAVMGDLTRKLPTKPINLTMRQADLKAVLRAMAKAVNYNILVKNDLKGEVNVDFRSVPWDQAFTGLLKTYGLSYVWEGSIIRVMTIEDIEHELKQKVQLRDIQWVEPLMDPVVIKIDYADPNKLQKTLQGFLTKDKDGKTNGSVTLDEHSNSLVISANARDLERMIPIIEKLDKSTPQILIKANIIETSKSVARDLGIKWGGYHSGNAGGNNSLIVTGGKGVPTGVVGGKGFGANFPAGSAGTAILNATTGPLGTLGLMFGVIGGNLLEVELQALQKDSKINMVSSPSITTLDNQKAFTENGKKVPFVTLTPSATAGGIPTQSVSFQDAVMRLEITPHVIDGKNLKMQIKVSKDELDFSHSAEMYGNPIINKKLTETSLIVKDGETIVISGLTKESNDAGNAGLPGLKDIPVLGWAFKADSRSQDMEEVLIFITPHILKVAGADDEFPAALEKNNESGKADGK from the coding sequence ATGGAGGTTATTTCTTTGACCTTAAACAAAAGCTATATAAAAATTAAACACATAGTTATAATCCTTTTCGTGCTGATATGTTTTATCGGTTGTTCTGGAGATCGTGAAAGCGCCAAGAAAGATCCTTTTTTTGAAAAATGGAATACACTTGCAGAAACTTCCAAGGGACATTCTCCGGAAGACAAGACTAAAAAAATTGATGTTCTGACGTCCCGAGATAAAAAAAGACCAACATCCGCGGTAATGGGAGATTTGACGCGAAAATTGCCGACCAAGCCTATTAATCTTACCATGCGCCAGGCGGATCTCAAAGCCGTCTTACGGGCAATGGCCAAAGCTGTTAATTATAACATTCTGGTTAAAAATGACTTAAAAGGCGAAGTCAATGTCGATTTCCGTTCTGTTCCCTGGGATCAGGCTTTTACAGGATTATTAAAAACATACGGTTTATCTTATGTGTGGGAAGGCAGCATCATCCGGGTCATGACCATTGAAGATATTGAACATGAATTAAAACAAAAAGTTCAACTGCGCGATATTCAATGGGTGGAACCTTTGATGGATCCGGTAGTCATCAAAATTGATTATGCGGATCCTAACAAACTACAGAAGACTTTACAGGGTTTTTTGACCAAGGATAAAGACGGTAAAACAAACGGATCTGTTACGCTCGATGAACATAGTAATTCTCTGGTTATTTCGGCGAATGCAAGAGATCTGGAACGTATGATTCCGATAATTGAAAAGCTTGATAAATCAACCCCTCAGATATTGATAAAGGCCAATATTATAGAAACATCGAAATCTGTTGCCCGTGATTTAGGGATTAAGTGGGGCGGATATCATAGTGGGAATGCTGGTGGAAATAACAGTTTGATTGTAACAGGTGGCAAAGGCGTTCCCACAGGTGTTGTAGGAGGCAAAGGATTTGGAGCGAATTTCCCGGCGGGCAGCGCGGGAACTGCAATCTTGAATGCCACAACCGGTCCCCTCGGTACTTTAGGTTTGATGTTCGGAGTCATTGGAGGAAATTTACTGGAAGTAGAATTGCAGGCTTTACAGAAAGACAGCAAGATTAACATGGTTTCCAGCCCCTCCATAACAACACTGGACAACCAGAAAGCCTTTACGGAAAACGGGAAAAAGGTGCCTTTTGTAACATTAACACCGAGTGCGACTGCGGGCGGCATTCCTACTCAGTCGGTGTCCTTTCAGGATGCTGTTATGAGACTTGAAATAACCCCTCATGTTATTGACGGTAAAAACCTGAAAATGCAGATCAAGGTTTCAAAAGATGAACTTGATTTCAGTCATTCCGCTGAAATGTATGGCAACCCCATTATTAACAAAAAACTCACGGAAACATCTCTTATTGTCAAAGATGGAGAAACCATTGTTATTTCCGGTTTGACAAAAGAATCAAATGATGCTGGAAATGCCGGATTGCCTGGACTCAAAGATATTCCTGTTTTAGGTTGGGCCTTTAAAGCCGACAGCCGATCGCAGGACATGGAAGAAGTCCTGATTTTTATTACGCCGCATATTCTGAAGGTTGCCGGTGCTGATGACGAATTCCCTGCCGCTCTTGAAAAAAACAATGAGTCCGGGAAAGCCGACGGCAAATAA
- a CDS encoding general secretion pathway protein GspE, with protein sequence MKIKKRLGEMLVENGLINEDRLQQALIEQKKVGLKLGQYLIRQGIVNEQQIIDLLSRQLNIAKYHPDQYPLDLALARYMPIDIAQKYQVAPLKKKGRLLTIASVDPLDINALDYIEVLTNSEVEPVVCSERELNQLISSMYGEQSGLGSIMENIEIDSPEEGQEEVAAEKEEVHVASLQDMAGEAPVVRLANSIFAQAIRDGASDVHISPQQNTVQMRFRIDGRLIEVPSPPKTLFLPIIARMKILANMDITMSRVPQDGRFTLKMSNKEINVRVSSIPTIYGENIVLRLLDMSGGIYTLDRLGMISSDREKIELMSVKPYGLILSTGPTGSGKSTSLYAILNSINKPDINIMTLEDPVEYRVNNVRQIQLNRKAGMTFASGLRSILRQDPDVIMVGEIRDSETAAIAVQAAQTGHRVLSTVHTNDAAGAITRFIDMGIEPFLISSVLLVSFAQRLLRTVCPYCKEEYHPPQNALTALGITAEQAKNANFQRGRGCYQCKNTGYKGRTGLFEVLVNNDMLQDMILKRYSNQVITKAAVEAGTLRTLREDAAVKVMNGITTLEEAASAVMS encoded by the coding sequence ATGAAGATCAAGAAACGTTTAGGTGAAATGCTGGTTGAAAACGGTCTGATCAATGAAGATCGTTTGCAGCAGGCTTTAATTGAGCAAAAGAAAGTCGGTTTAAAACTTGGTCAATATCTCATACGGCAGGGAATTGTCAACGAACAGCAAATTATCGACTTATTGAGTCGACAACTTAACATAGCCAAATATCATCCCGATCAATATCCGCTGGACCTGGCACTGGCCCGTTACATGCCTATCGATATTGCGCAGAAGTATCAGGTAGCACCTTTGAAAAAAAAAGGAAGGCTTTTGACTATCGCCAGTGTCGACCCTCTGGATATCAATGCGCTGGATTATATAGAAGTCCTGACCAACTCGGAAGTTGAACCCGTGGTCTGTTCTGAAAGAGAACTGAATCAACTGATCAGTTCCATGTATGGCGAACAGTCCGGCCTCGGCAGCATCATGGAAAATATTGAAATCGATTCCCCGGAGGAAGGACAGGAGGAAGTTGCCGCCGAAAAAGAAGAAGTACATGTGGCATCCCTGCAGGATATGGCAGGTGAAGCGCCGGTAGTTCGTCTCGCTAATTCTATTTTCGCCCAGGCTATCCGGGACGGCGCCAGCGACGTGCATATCAGTCCACAGCAGAATACCGTTCAAATGCGTTTTCGCATTGACGGCAGGCTGATTGAAGTTCCTTCACCCCCTAAAACATTGTTTCTGCCTATCATTGCCCGTATGAAAATACTGGCCAATATGGACATTACCATGTCTCGCGTACCTCAGGACGGCCGGTTCACGCTGAAAATGAGCAATAAAGAAATCAATGTGAGGGTTTCCTCAATTCCCACCATATACGGAGAAAATATTGTTTTGCGCCTGTTGGACATGAGCGGGGGGATATATACGCTGGATCGCCTGGGCATGATTTCTTCGGACCGGGAAAAGATAGAATTAATGAGCGTGAAACCGTATGGATTAATTCTAAGCACCGGTCCGACCGGAAGCGGAAAAAGTACAAGCCTTTATGCGATTCTTAATTCAATTAACAAACCGGATATCAACATCATGACACTGGAGGATCCCGTAGAATACCGGGTTAATAATGTCCGTCAGATTCAGCTAAACAGAAAAGCAGGAATGACCTTTGCCAGTGGCTTGCGTTCTATTCTCCGTCAGGACCCTGATGTGATCATGGTTGGTGAAATCCGTGATTCGGAAACAGCCGCCATTGCCGTTCAGGCGGCCCAAACGGGACATCGTGTTTTGAGCACCGTGCACACCAATGATGCCGCCGGAGCCATCACCCGTTTCATTGATATGGGGATTGAACCGTTTTTAATTTCATCCGTTTTGCTGGTTTCATTTGCGCAGAGATTGCTGAGGACAGTATGTCCCTATTGTAAAGAAGAATATCACCCTCCCCAAAATGCATTAACTGCTCTGGGTATTACTGCAGAACAAGCAAAAAATGCCAATTTTCAAAGGGGCAGGGGCTGCTATCAGTGCAAAAACACAGGTTATAAAGGCAGAACGGGACTTTTTGAAGTTTTGGTGAACAACGATATGCTCCAGGATATGATCCTGAAGAGGTATTCAAATCAGGTCATCACGAAAGCTGCAGTGGAGGCCGGTACGTTGAGGACACTCAGAGAAGATGCCGCCGTAAAGGTCATGAATGGAATCACCACGCTGGAAGAGGCGGCTTCGGCTGTTATGAGTTGA
- a CDS encoding type II secretion system F family protein, with translation MANYIYSAINENGKTVSDSIEAETEEMVHAILSSRNLIPTRIVMEDKNKKNISSLISFNFGGSVKTKDLILFTKQFRSMMQAGVPIIRLMQVLENQTQDKTLKNVVTEIGRDIKDGLTLNAAMKKHPSIFSPLYLNMISAGEISGSVPEILGRLIDIIEHEAKIKSDIKSALQYPITVLIALGIAFFVLLTFVIPKFATIFANAKIALPLPTKIAVFLYQGLANYWYILIIGLVSTIVGLRLYIKTEAGRYALDVFLLKTPLFGPLFQKAAMSRFASIFAIMQASGVPVMKTMEVVSETIGNSAISHEFKLVCDRIQEGQGISGPLRQAKYFTPMLVDMVAIGEESGNIEEMMRQVSIHYDDEVSYAVKGLSDAIGPILIVGLAAVVGFFALAIFMPMWDLTKMVK, from the coding sequence ATGGCTAATTATATTTATTCGGCCATCAATGAAAATGGTAAAACCGTTTCTGACTCGATAGAAGCGGAAACAGAGGAAATGGTTCATGCCATATTATCTTCCCGTAACTTGATTCCAACCAGAATCGTTATGGAAGACAAGAACAAAAAAAATATTTCATCACTGATATCATTTAATTTCGGCGGATCCGTTAAAACAAAAGATTTAATCCTTTTTACAAAGCAGTTCCGTTCCATGATGCAGGCAGGTGTGCCCATTATCAGATTAATGCAGGTTCTGGAAAACCAGACTCAGGACAAAACCCTCAAAAATGTCGTAACGGAGATAGGGCGCGATATCAAGGATGGTTTAACGCTCAATGCGGCGATGAAGAAACATCCCTCCATATTTTCACCACTTTATCTGAACATGATTAGCGCGGGAGAAATCAGTGGTTCCGTCCCCGAAATCCTGGGGCGTCTGATTGATATTATCGAACATGAGGCAAAAATTAAATCGGATATTAAATCTGCACTGCAATATCCGATCACTGTCTTGATCGCTCTGGGCATTGCATTTTTTGTCCTTCTGACTTTCGTAATTCCCAAGTTTGCGACCATATTTGCCAACGCGAAAATTGCTCTGCCCCTGCCCACAAAAATTGCCGTGTTTCTTTATCAGGGGCTGGCCAATTACTGGTATATCCTGATTATTGGTTTGGTTAGTACCATCGTCGGCCTGCGGCTTTACATCAAAACCGAAGCCGGACGCTATGCGCTTGATGTTTTTCTGCTGAAAACACCACTTTTCGGCCCTCTTTTTCAGAAAGCGGCAATGTCCCGGTTTGCCAGTATATTCGCTATCATGCAGGCCAGCGGTGTTCCCGTAATGAAAACCATGGAGGTTGTATCCGAAACAATCGGCAATTCGGCAATTTCCCATGAATTTAAACTTGTCTGCGACCGCATACAGGAAGGGCAGGGTATTTCCGGACCGCTCCGGCAGGCAAAATATTTCACACCAATGCTCGTGGACATGGTGGCTATTGGAGAAGAATCCGGTAATATTGAAGAAATGATGCGGCAGGTGTCGATCCATTATGATGATGAAGTCAGCTATGCTGTGAAAGGCCTTTCCGATGCCATTGGTCCGATTTTAATCGTCGGTTTGGCTGCGGTGGTCGGTTTCTTTGCACTGGCCATCTTTATGCCCATGTGGGATCTGACGAAGATGGTAAAATAA
- a CDS encoding sigma-54-dependent Fis family transcriptional regulator, which translates to MQIKKYFTDNSPIHVSLLVMVPSIFTGIAILTFIVAHYTSNASIEKLLLIGSAVIVFTAVSAIIVTFAILRPVRKFIKAAEGYPVFPKAAESESRARKRDDISHFDYVFREITNILSKVDARERFPDIVGQSRGIRGVLGQVVKVAMTDTTVLILGESGVGKELIADAIFKESNRRGKAFIKLNCVAIPTGLLESELFGHEKGAFTGAVVRKTGKFELANGGTLFLDEIGDMPLETQAKLLRVLQEREFQRVGGTQTIKVDVHFIAASNKNLRRMVDSGSFREDLFYRLNVFPIYIPPLRERFEDIPLLVRHILDHMPGVPEITVEAMRELMTWHWPGNVRELKNVIERAAVMAENGQIKSVGLTGMKQALPEQKNPFPFISSLPPEKESKEISDSNEGPQLEEGFSLDDQLAAHEKRMIIHALNQAGGIQSRAACLLGINQRSLWHRIKKYEINVTVIKNHKQER; encoded by the coding sequence TTGCAGATAAAAAAATATTTCACAGATAATTCTCCTATCCATGTAAGTCTTCTTGTCATGGTGCCCTCAATATTTACGGGAATTGCCATACTAACCTTTATCGTTGCTCATTATACAAGTAATGCCTCTATAGAGAAACTTCTCCTTATCGGGAGCGCAGTCATTGTCTTCACCGCAGTGTCAGCCATAATTGTCACGTTTGCTATTTTACGTCCTGTTCGAAAATTCATAAAGGCAGCTGAGGGATATCCTGTGTTTCCCAAAGCAGCTGAATCAGAATCGAGGGCTCGTAAACGTGATGATATAAGTCATTTTGACTATGTGTTTCGTGAAATAACGAACATTCTAAGCAAAGTCGATGCCCGGGAGAGATTTCCCGATATTGTTGGCCAGAGCCGCGGCATTAGAGGGGTCCTTGGCCAGGTTGTCAAGGTGGCCATGACTGATACGACCGTGCTCATTCTCGGTGAAAGCGGTGTAGGCAAAGAACTAATTGCAGATGCTATCTTCAAAGAGAGCAACAGGAGGGGGAAAGCTTTTATCAAGCTGAATTGCGTGGCCATTCCAACCGGACTTCTGGAAAGCGAACTTTTCGGGCATGAAAAGGGCGCCTTTACCGGGGCAGTTGTGCGGAAGACAGGAAAGTTCGAACTGGCGAACGGCGGCACGCTTTTTCTCGATGAAATTGGTGATATGCCTTTAGAAACGCAGGCAAAACTGCTCCGTGTACTCCAGGAAAGGGAATTTCAACGTGTCGGGGGGACTCAAACGATAAAAGTGGATGTACATTTTATCGCGGCCTCGAATAAAAATCTTCGTCGAATGGTGGATTCCGGAAGCTTCAGGGAGGATCTTTTCTATCGTTTAAACGTTTTTCCAATTTACATTCCTCCTCTGCGCGAGCGGTTTGAGGACATTCCTTTGCTGGTCCGGCACATACTGGATCATATGCCGGGTGTTCCTGAAATAACTGTTGAAGCGATGCGGGAACTGATGACTTGGCACTGGCCGGGAAATGTACGTGAACTGAAGAATGTGATCGAGCGTGCTGCTGTCATGGCCGAAAACGGTCAGATTAAATCTGTCGGTTTGACTGGCATGAAGCAAGCGCTTCCAGAACAGAAAAATCCTTTCCCATTTATTTCGTCCCTGCCGCCGGAAAAAGAATCAAAAGAGATCAGCGATTCGAACGAAGGTCCGCAGTTAGAAGAGGGGTTTAGTCTTGATGACCAGCTTGCGGCGCATGAAAAAAGGATGATTATTCATGCCCTGAATCAGGCTGGCGGCATACAGTCACGTGCCGCCTGTCTTCTAGGCATAAATCAACGGAGTCTTTGGCACCGCATAAAAAAATATGAAATCAATGTGACCGTCATTAAAAACCACAAGCAGGAAAGATAA
- a CDS encoding prepilin-type cleavage/methylation domain-containing protein, whose translation MKILKNSQKGFTLIEIIAVLVILGILAAVAVPKYIDLQTDAKKAGTKAALGAAASNVTMLYAKKLLDGTAGTGVANLVSSLGGAAYTNLGGDYTASYAASGTTGVTITVSGVSPVEVAGTTTKTVTLTN comes from the coding sequence ATGAAAATTTTGAAAAACAGTCAGAAGGGTTTCACGTTAATTGAGATAATAGCTGTTCTGGTTATTTTGGGTATATTGGCTGCCGTAGCGGTTCCCAAATACATCGATCTGCAGACTGATGCAAAAAAAGCGGGAACGAAGGCCGCTTTAGGTGCAGCCGCAAGTAATGTCACTATGCTCTACGCCAAAAAACTTCTGGACGGTACTGCCGGAACGGGTGTTGCTAATTTGGTTTCATCTCTGGGAGGTGCAGCCTATACAAATCTTGGCGGTGACTACACTGCATCTTATGCGGCGAGTGGTACAACAGGTGTGACAATTACCGTATCTGGTGTATCCCCTGTGGAAGTGGCAGGTACTACGACAAAAACAGTAACACTCACAAATTAA
- a CDS encoding TetR family transcriptional regulator, producing MKDNSTRRLRILFISRAFPPVIGGIEKQNAEIHRHLSKIANVTLVANRYGKRFLPLFIPYAIAYALWKATENDVILFGDGMLSIVAWVLRLVKPRPLTCCILHGLDLTFPNPIYQHCWVRRFLPMVDVLLPVSHQTAEEAIKRGLSKERCRVISNGVNPDDFTKEYDPKDIQRLLGCDVSNRHIILTVGRLIERKGVCWFVENVLTELDEDIVYVIAGDGPMRRKIEKNILKKGLASRVFLLGRVSDADLRTLYAAADIFIQPNIRVEGDMEGFGLVVLEAGASGLPVIASRLEGLTDAVSDGDNGQLLTPENADEYVIRINKLIHDQDALHAASQRAMDYVRQHFQWQAIADRYLKTFCQFLSKSCGQMTHERSNRS from the coding sequence ATGAAAGATAATTCTACTCGTCGACTGCGCATTCTGTTCATTTCCCGTGCATTTCCGCCTGTGATTGGTGGTATTGAAAAACAAAATGCCGAGATACACAGGCATCTCAGCAAAATAGCAAATGTCACACTGGTTGCCAATCGTTATGGCAAACGTTTTCTGCCGCTTTTTATACCATACGCCATTGCCTATGCTTTGTGGAAAGCAACCGAAAACGATGTAATCCTGTTTGGAGACGGTATGCTCTCAATTGTTGCCTGGGTTTTACGCTTGGTGAAGCCTCGACCATTGACCTGCTGCATTTTGCATGGTCTTGATCTTACTTTTCCCAATCCCATTTATCAGCACTGCTGGGTGCGGCGGTTTTTGCCAATGGTAGATGTCCTGTTGCCGGTTAGCCACCAAACAGCCGAGGAAGCCATCAAGCGCGGCCTTAGTAAAGAAAGATGCAGGGTGATTTCCAATGGTGTCAACCCTGATGACTTCACAAAAGAATATGACCCTAAAGACATCCAACGCCTTCTCGGCTGCGATGTGAGTAATCGACACATCATCCTTACTGTAGGACGCCTGATCGAAAGAAAAGGTGTTTGCTGGTTCGTGGAAAACGTTCTGACGGAATTGGACGAAGATATTGTGTATGTAATTGCCGGTGATGGACCGATGCGGAGAAAGATAGAGAAAAATATTCTCAAGAAAGGACTGGCCTCACGCGTCTTTCTGCTGGGACGGGTCAGCGATGCCGATCTTCGAACACTTTACGCCGCCGCTGATATTTTCATACAGCCGAATATCAGGGTAGAAGGTGATATGGAGGGATTTGGACTGGTAGTGCTTGAAGCCGGCGCCTCCGGATTGCCCGTTATTGCTTCGCGTCTTGAGGGACTGACTGATGCCGTTTCCGACGGAGATAATGGTCAATTGTTGACACCGGAGAACGCCGATGAATACGTGATCCGGATTAATAAATTAATACATGATCAAGATGCCCTGCATGCTGCAAGTCAGCGCGCTATGGATTATGTCAGGCAGCATTTTCAATGGCAGGCAATTGCTGACAGGTACCTGAAGACGTTTTGTCAATTCCTTTCGAAATCCTGCGGTCAAATGACCCATGAACGTTCGAACAGATCATGA
- a CDS encoding glycosyltransferase family 1 protein, translated as MASGNGAYVVHKLLESHIPGYTVIPYNPYRTLFPPSLLTLGRLNRSSLIHSTPDYAIFHAQKNVPLILTFHNYVLDRFMKDYSSTLQNIHYQTDLKLFTKLAVIRADIITAVSHFTANLVQKEMTLSESIKVIYNGVDHTLFTPEKQRQKRTNRLNVLFCGNLTRRKGMQWIMPIVKKLNRNINIVYTAGLRSSGKLPDHPQLQCLGAVPYHKMPAVYRDADILLFPTVREGFGLAAAEAMSCGLPVIATDCSSLPELIDEEKGGFLCPLGNVVAFADKIHYLAENPRLRREMGDYNRAKVEQMFTLDRMVAEYQELFEKALSK; from the coding sequence ATGGCTTCCGGAAATGGAGCCTATGTTGTGCACAAGCTGCTGGAAAGCCATATACCGGGATATACCGTTATTCCATATAACCCATACAGAACATTGTTCCCTCCATCATTGCTCACATTGGGACGACTTAATCGATCCAGTTTGATTCATAGCACTCCAGATTATGCAATCTTTCATGCACAAAAAAATGTCCCGCTGATTTTGACTTTTCACAATTATGTTCTGGATAGATTTATGAAGGATTACAGCAGCACATTACAGAACATTCACTACCAAACAGATTTGAAGTTATTTACAAAGTTGGCCGTAATCAGGGCTGATATCATTACAGCGGTCAGTCATTTTACGGCAAATTTGGTGCAGAAAGAGATGACATTATCGGAGAGCATCAAGGTTATTTATAATGGCGTTGACCACACACTTTTTACTCCTGAAAAACAGCGCCAGAAACGGACAAACAGACTGAATGTACTATTTTGCGGGAATCTCACACGAAGAAAAGGCATGCAATGGATTATGCCTATCGTAAAGAAGCTTAACCGAAACATTAACATTGTTTACACGGCGGGTTTACGATCTTCCGGAAAATTGCCTGATCACCCTCAACTCCAATGTCTGGGTGCAGTTCCCTATCATAAAATGCCAGCCGTGTATCGAGATGCCGATATCCTGCTATTTCCGACTGTCCGGGAGGGTTTTGGCCTGGCAGCCGCTGAAGCCATGTCTTGCGGACTCCCTGTCATTGCCACTGATTGTTCTTCGTTGCCGGAATTGATCGATGAAGAAAAGGGAGGTTTTTTGTGCCCTCTGGGTAATGTTGTAGCTTTCGCTGATAAAATTCATTATCTCGCCGAAAATCCCAGGTTGCGTCGTGAAATGGGGGATTATAATCGGGCGAAAGTTGAACAAATGTTTACACTGGATAGAATGGTTGCGGAATATCAGGAACTATTTGAGAAAGCATTATCAAAATAA
- a CDS encoding class I SAM-dependent methyltransferase, whose amino-acid sequence MHNNDGIHTIPCPDCKICGSPGVSTYQGLQDRLFSTSGFWNLKKCSNAECGIMWLDPMPLESDIHKAYTSYYTHDGISPKENFIIRFIAATIIGILKLLLFLTPIHRERRAFRRMYLENIKPGKLLEVGCGNGARLTQLAALGWSVEGQEVDPISAAAAREKGIKIHLGPLENIRLPDASYDAIVMNHVIEHLHEPVKLLAECRRLLSPQGTLIAVTPNVRSYGHRIFKSNWRGLEPPRHIFLYGQESLRHIAQLAGFENPTSWTTTAGAHHFAQGSLKIIYGTNNPNPFIQILYSFGPKLFLLIARMVQAFDNDSGEECVLMLQNDK is encoded by the coding sequence ATGCACAATAACGACGGAATTCATACCATTCCCTGTCCGGACTGCAAGATTTGTGGATCTCCCGGTGTCTCAACTTATCAGGGGCTTCAAGACCGGTTATTTTCCACCTCCGGTTTCTGGAATCTTAAAAAGTGCTCAAACGCAGAGTGTGGAATAATGTGGCTTGACCCAATGCCTTTGGAATCGGATATTCATAAAGCTTATACTTCATATTACACTCATGACGGGATTTCCCCCAAAGAAAACTTCATCATACGATTCATTGCAGCAACCATTATCGGCATACTGAAATTATTGCTATTCCTTACACCCATCCATCGGGAACGGAGAGCCTTCCGCAGGATGTATCTGGAAAACATCAAACCGGGGAAATTACTTGAGGTCGGCTGCGGAAATGGCGCTCGGCTCACCCAACTGGCAGCACTTGGCTGGTCTGTCGAGGGTCAGGAAGTGGATCCGATTAGTGCCGCTGCCGCCAGAGAAAAAGGAATCAAAATACATCTCGGTCCCCTTGAAAATATCCGACTACCGGATGCATCATATGATGCCATTGTGATGAATCACGTCATTGAACATTTGCATGAACCTGTGAAGCTGCTTGCGGAATGCCGACGTCTCCTTTCACCACAAGGAACTTTAATTGCTGTAACTCCAAATGTCCGCAGCTATGGACACCGGATTTTCAAATCAAACTGGCGCGGCTTGGAACCGCCCAGGCATATCTTTCTTTATGGTCAGGAAAGTTTGCGTCATATTGCGCAACTGGCAGGGTTCGAAAATCCCACCTCATGGACCACGACGGCAGGTGCACATCATTTTGCACAGGGCAGTCTCAAAATCATCTACGGAACCAACAATCCCAATCCCTTTATTCAAATTCTCTACTCCTTTGGTCCTAAGCTCTTTCTGCTAATAGCAAGGATGGTTCAAGCTTTTGACAATGATTCGGGAGAAGAATGCGTTTTGATGCTGCAAAATGACAAATAA
- a CDS encoding glycosyl transferase: MEIMQPFLSIIIPTYNRAHMLSVTMDSFLELNYPQNKYEIIVADNNSTDNTRKIVERYVGNSRASVKYFFEERQGVHYARNSAAKQAIGDILYFTDDDMIADPALLDELVKIFDLFPEVGCATGLILPLFEKEPPPWVRRCLWNGYLSLTEKDKPEELIISKNDIVYSCHQAIRRNLFFQAGGFNPENTAGTWIGDGETGLNIKIKNLGVKFAYTSKSVIYHMIPPSRMTLEYLITRIGNQGFCDSYTDYRKHRDKSKILSLMLRRNTIGIAKTFCFTILQIAMRRRTWHFLPANFMYFHKRNIYDLKLYKNESFRKMTEIDDWINSEQISTKQTRAIDI, encoded by the coding sequence ATGGAAATAATGCAACCTTTCTTATCGATCATCATTCCGACTTATAATCGTGCGCATATGCTGTCAGTAACAATGGACAGCTTCCTCGAATTGAACTATCCGCAAAACAAATACGAAATCATCGTGGCGGATAATAATTCCACCGATAATACTCGGAAAATAGTGGAACGCTATGTCGGCAATTCACGCGCATCCGTCAAATATTTTTTTGAGGAGCGCCAGGGTGTTCATTACGCAAGAAACAGCGCGGCAAAGCAGGCAATCGGTGATATCCTCTATTTCACCGATGATGATATGATAGCTGATCCGGCGCTGCTCGATGAATTGGTGAAAATATTCGACTTATTTCCTGAAGTCGGTTGCGCAACGGGTCTTATTCTTCCATTGTTTGAAAAAGAGCCACCTCCCTGGGTCCGCCGTTGCCTATGGAATGGCTATTTGAGTCTGACGGAAAAGGACAAGCCGGAGGAACTGATTATATCAAAAAATGATATTGTATACAGCTGTCACCAGGCCATCCGCCGGAACCTGTTTTTTCAGGCAGGCGGCTTTAATCCTGAAAATACCGCCGGAACCTGGATCGGTGATGGAGAGACGGGTCTTAATATAAAAATAAAAAACCTGGGAGTTAAATTTGCTTACACATCAAAATCAGTTATTTATCACATGATTCCGCCAAGCAGAATGACTCTCGAGTACCTGATCACGAGAATTGGCAATCAGGGGTTTTGCGATTCGTATACCGATTACAGAAAGCATAGAGATAAATCAAAAATTCTTTCATTAATGCTCAGAAGAAATACTATCGGCATCGCAAAGACATTTTGCTTCACAATCCTGCAAATAGCCATGAGGAGACGCACATGGCATTTTCTCCCTGCTAACTTTATGTATTTTCACAAAAGGAATATTTATGATTTGAAGTTGTATAAGAATGAAAGTTTTCGAAAAATGACAGAGATTGATGATTGGATAAACAGTGAACAAATTAGCACGAAGCAAACGCGAGCAATCGACATCTGA